The following are encoded in a window of Drosophila simulans strain w501 chromosome 3L, Prin_Dsim_3.1, whole genome shotgun sequence genomic DNA:
- the LOC6738628 gene encoding trypsin alpha-3 isoform X2, with protein sequence MEVKKIFVPDKFTVFNTNNIALMMLAKKLPLDNPLVGVINLPTADPEPGLNYTVLGWGRIFKGGPLASDILHIDVELLPRDICEKKVHILKEEMMCAGNLNNTMDENPCAGDTGSPLIFNETVFGVVSYRVGCGSRTLPSIYTNVYMHMDWINGIMNNNEANRLYYSPNYLFTIIGIFIGNKILKSWGFYLITT encoded by the exons ATGGAGGTGAAGAAGATCTTTGTGCCGGACAAGTTCACAGTGTTCAATACGAACAACATTGCGCTGatgatgctggccaaaaaactaCCCTTGGACAATCCGCTTGTGGGTGTGATCAATCTGCCTACGGCTGACCCAGAACCGGGTTTGAACTACACGGTGCTGGGCTGGGGAAGGATCTTCAAG GGCGGTCCCCTGGCCTCCGACATCCTGCACATTGACGTGGAGCTATTGCCCCGGGATATCTGTGAGAAGAAAGTCCACATCTTAAAGGAGGAGATGATGTGCGCCGGAAACCTGAACAACACCATGGACGAGAATCCCTGTGCCGGTGATACCGGAAGCCCACTGATTTTCAACGAAACAGTCTTTGGTGTGGTTAGCTACCGAGTAGGATGCGGATCTAGAACTTTGCCCTCAATTTATACCAACGTCTACATGCACATGGACTGGATCAATGGCATTATGAACAATAATGAAGCGAACCGATTATATTACTCTCCCAACTATCTATTCACCATAATTGGTATATTCATTGGAAATAAAATTCTGAAAAGTTGGGGATTTTATTTGATCACCACTTAA
- the LOC6738628 gene encoding trypsin I-P1 isoform X1 — translation MLLLNYGVSRKIFSILLFLLLLLPILDAGDPIGSHFVRRRAKRLSSPYFDKEKTLVLAKYVVSIRSRRPHKLFGDNHFCGGVIISRTYILTSAHCAMDKRKIVHRSRVLVVVAGTTNRLKSRKGLSLNMEVKKIFVPDKFTVFNTNNIALMMLAKKLPLDNPLVGVINLPTADPEPGLNYTVLGWGRIFKGGPLASDILHIDVELLPRDICEKKVHILKEEMMCAGNLNNTMDENPCAGDTGSPLIFNETVFGVVSYRVGCGSRTLPSIYTNVYMHMDWINGIMNNNEANRLYYSPNYLFTIIGIFIGNKILKSWGFYLITT, via the exons ATGTTGCTACTGAATTATGGAGTATCCAGGAAAATCTTTAGTATCCTACTGTTCCTCTTATTGCTTCTGCCGATCCTTGACGCCGGTGATCCGATTGGCAGCCACTTCGTCCGCCGGCGGGCTAAACGCCTTTCCAGTCCCTATTTCGACAAGGAGAAAACGTTGGTTCTGGCCAAATATGTGGTCTCGATTCGATCCCGAAGACCCCACAAGTTATTTGGCGACAATCACTTCTGCGGTGGCGTGATCATATCGAGAACCTACATCCTAACCTCCGCCCACTGCGCCATGGA TAAGCGCAAGATCGTACATCGCAGTCGGGTGTTGGTGGTTGTGGCTGGAACCACAAATCGTCTAAAATCCCGAAAAGGACTCTCCTTGAACATGGAGGTGAAGAAGATCTTTGTGCCGGACAAGTTCACAGTGTTCAATACGAACAACATTGCGCTGatgatgctggccaaaaaactaCCCTTGGACAATCCGCTTGTGGGTGTGATCAATCTGCCTACGGCTGACCCAGAACCGGGTTTGAACTACACGGTGCTGGGCTGGGGAAGGATCTTCAAG GGCGGTCCCCTGGCCTCCGACATCCTGCACATTGACGTGGAGCTATTGCCCCGGGATATCTGTGAGAAGAAAGTCCACATCTTAAAGGAGGAGATGATGTGCGCCGGAAACCTGAACAACACCATGGACGAGAATCCCTGTGCCGGTGATACCGGAAGCCCACTGATTTTCAACGAAACAGTCTTTGGTGTGGTTAGCTACCGAGTAGGATGCGGATCTAGAACTTTGCCCTCAATTTATACCAACGTCTACATGCACATGGACTGGATCAATGGCATTATGAACAATAATGAAGCGAACCGATTATATTACTCTCCCAACTATCTATTCACCATAATTGGTATATTCATTGGAAATAAAATTCTGAAAAGTTGGGGATTTTATTTGATCACCACTTAA
- the LOC6738628 gene encoding uncharacterized protein LOC6738628 isoform X3 gives MLLLNYGVSRKIFSILLFLLLLLPILDAGDPIGSHFVRRRAKRLSSPYFDKEKTLVLAKYVVSIRSRRPHKLFGDNHFCGGVIISRTYILTSAHCAME, from the coding sequence ATGTTGCTACTGAATTATGGAGTATCCAGGAAAATCTTTAGTATCCTACTGTTCCTCTTATTGCTTCTGCCGATCCTTGACGCCGGTGATCCGATTGGCAGCCACTTCGTCCGCCGGCGGGCTAAACGCCTTTCCAGTCCCTATTTCGACAAGGAGAAAACGTTGGTTCTGGCCAAATATGTGGTCTCGATTCGATCCCGAAGACCCCACAAGTTATTTGGCGACAATCACTTCTGCGGTGGCGTGATCATATCGAGAACCTACATCCTAACCTCCGCCCACTGCGCCATGGAGTAG
- the LOC6738629 gene encoding uncharacterized protein LOC6738629, producing MKCLVLIAFSGLFLASAQARILPAEDLLWELPEVPVAVNEIEPRAAGCSIKIRSSELKDPQPLLIKSGTSEIVGFSDTGYVDVDKDKTIEFHCTSSLASPLSGKSVTAKCVGGTTFKIDDKEHDLSAIKCTSWPAFVGKKSGSSCNGGTTLIKVGFELSGSRFATQYEVCFNEDEEVTRYVYHRLEPGNNYYATGVDRITFGAGGYFAGKNVDKLYTQAVQKETIDKELDMDSSRFFDSAKNIFLARGHMGAKADFVFAPEQRATFLFINAAPQWQTFNAGNWARVEDGVRAWVAKEKKHVECWTGVWGVTTLPNKNGEQRQLYLSHDNNGNGLIPVPKLYFRVVIEPSTKKGIVLIGVNNPHLSLEEIKRDYILCTDVSDRINWISWKKTDITAGYSYACEVPEFRKKVSHLPEFSVSGLLV from the exons ATGAAGTGCCTAGTGTTGATTGCCTTCAGTGGCCTCTTCTTGGCCAGTGCCCAAGCCAGAATCCTTCCCGCGGAGGATCTCCTCTGGGAGCTGCCCGAAGTTCCGGTGGCGGTCAACGAGATTGAACCCAGAGCAG CTGGTTGTTCAATTAAGATCCGCAGCTCTGAGCTGAAGGATCCCCAGCCCCTGCTGATCAAATCGGGCACCTCTGAAATCGTTGGATTCTCGGACACCGGCTATGTGGACGTGGACAAGGACAAGACCATCGAGTTCCACTGCACCAGCAGCCTGGCTTCCCCTCTATCTGGAAAATCCGTGACCGCCAAGTGTGTAGGTGGCACCACCTTCAAGATCGACGATAAGGAGCACGATCTGTCCGCCATCAAGTGCACATCGTGGCCTGCTTTTGTGGGCAAGAAGTCCGGATCCAGCTGCAATGGTGGCACCACGCTGATCAAGGTGGGCTTTGAGCTCTCCGGCTCACGATTCGCCACGCAGTACGAGGTGTGCTTcaacgaggacgaggaggtgACCAGGTACGTCTACCATCGCCTGGAACCGGGAAACAACTACTATGCTACCGGAGTGGATCGCATTACCTTTGGAGCCGGCGGCTATTTCGCGGGTAAGAACGTGGACAAGCTATACACGCAGGCTGTTCAGAAGGAGACCATCGACAAGGAGCTGGACATGGATTCATCCCGTTTCTTTGACTCGGCCAAGAACATCTTCCTGGCCCGTGGTCACATGGGTGCCAAGGCTGACTTCGTGTTTGCCCCGGAGCAGAGGGCCACCTTCCTGTTCATCAACGCTGCTCCTCAGTGGCAGACCTTCAATGCTGGTAACTGGGCTCGCGTGGAGGACGGAGTTCGCGCCTGGGTGGCCAAGGAGAAGAAGCACGTGGAGTGCTGGACGGGAGTCTGGGGTGTCACCACGCTGCCCAACAAGAATGGGGAACAGAGGCAGCTCTATCTGTCCCACGATAACAACGGCAACGGTCTGATTCCAGTTCCCAAGCTGTACTTCCGAGTGGTCATCGAACCATCCACCAAGAAGGGCATCGTTCTGATCGGCGTCAACAATCCCCACTTGAGTCTGGAGGAGATCAAGCGGGACTACATCCTGTGCACGGACGTCAGCGACAGGATCAACTGGATCAGCTGGAAGAAGACGGACATCACCGCCGGTTACTCCTACGCCTGCGAGGTTCCTGAGTTCCGCAAGAAGGTGTCGCACCTGCCCGAGTTCTCCGTCAGCGGACTGTTGGTCTAA
- the LOC6738630 gene encoding uncharacterized protein LOC6738630, which yields MKSVILYPYGPLTGGTRCCRMLHAKNLAITSAIYTINISLLIVLIYSWRINVNMHKSADLQDVYYGVQIAYFAIIGTQMSMILLSIVLIFGICRENPGLIVPWIIGYITFMALEAVAMVYSNVLRDHVNKQFDAMCKAEVAFFIARALINVLAMWGVLRFYNLVRSGITWRGPEAKTAIFAPMYKSVSTNKPHSYTYSKRSRRRHSIDSTSGGCCAIFDFDFEYDDDNDDDDDEAAYGDGLDTEDEVGYDYDDYYDYYDDDELTEQQHLGLQQDDGDCSMLGAGRATRSRSKPRSAVVKVRGQRSGSRRTNNNIRSVLINKRHNKYKIARPQTQLEVINESEKSAGSGSDENDSLLVAYDSSSSLASV from the exons ATGAAGTCTGTCATTCTATATCCATATGGACCGCTAACCGGCGGCACACGTTGCTGTCGCATGTTGCATGCCAAAAATTTGGCCATAACAAGTGCAATTTACACAATT AATATATCACTCCTAATCGTACTGATATACTCGTGGCGCATAAATGTCAATATGCACAAGTCGGCCGATCTGCAGGATGTCTACTACG GTGTACAAATAGCATATTTTGCCATAATAGGCACACAAATGTCCATGATACTGCTGAGCATTGTGTTGATATTTGGAATATGTCGG GAGAACCCAGGACTAATTGTACCCTGGATAATTGGCTATATAACATTTATGGCCCTGGAAGCTGTCGCCATGGTCTACTCCAATGTCCTGCGCGACCATGTAAATAAG cAATTCGACGCAATGTGCAAGGCCGAGGTGGCATTCTTTATTGCTCGTGCGCTGATAAAT GTGTTGGCCATGTGGGGAGTGCTCCGCTTCTACAACTTGGTTCGTTCTGGAATCACATGGCGCGGACCAGAG GCCAAGACAGCCATCTTTGCGCCGATGTACAAAAGTGTTAGTACGAACAAGCCGCACTCATACACCTACAGCAAGCGGTCAAGGCGCCGCCATAGCATCGATTCGACTTCCGGCGGATGCTGCGCCATCTTCGACTTCGATTTCGAGTACGACGATGataacgacgacgacgacgatgaggcGGCCTATGGCGATGGTCTGGATACGGAGGACGAAGTGGGCTACGACTACGATGACTACTACGATTACTACGACGACGACGAGCTGacggagcagcagcacttgGGGCTGCAACAGGACGATGGCGACTGTAGCATGTTGGGCGCTGGCCGGGCAACCAGATCGCGCTCCAAGCCAAGATCCGCTGTGGTCAAGGTCAGGGGTCAGCGGAGCGGAAGTCGccgcaccaacaacaacatccgCAGCGTGCTGATCAACAAAAGGCACAACAAGTACAAAATCGCGCGGCCCCAAACGCAGCTGGAGGTCATCAACGAGTCGGAGAAGAGCGCGGGGAGCGGCAGCGATGAGAATGACTCACTTTTGGTGGCCTATGACAGCAGTTCGTCGCTGGCGTCAGTTTGA
- the LOC27208573 gene encoding uncharacterized protein LOC27208573 isoform X2, whose protein sequence is MIKLTPVKTRLCALGNSYDVIADACRDRSGFFSFLESRKLRIVRRCFAKYLDKPNYPICYWFVLILSLYGIHSLIQFTMSIRTKKGVGRSGNQKVRRRIRMAGAFIQVNIWTHLLYAALLVSPHHMTPWLCVHLGILVCKLTAATIKGHFRCQGDVRARTTINAIVYVLVIGLVYLAMRSFTAALARDVPENLRLCLKFINPLLKYVKGHWNLIYPKLISFVHRYHSLF, encoded by the exons ATGATTAAACTAACGCCAGTTAAAACCCGCCTATGTGCTCTGGGAAATTCCTACGATGTGATTGCAGATGCCTGCCGGGATAGATCAGGTTTCTTCAGTTTTCTGGAGTCCAGGAAATTGAGGATTGTGAGGCGCTGCTTTGCGAAATACCTAGACAAGCCCAATTATCCCATATGTTATTGGTTCGTGCTCATATTGAGTCTATATGGA ATACATAGCCTTATCCAGTTTACGATGTCAATCCGCACCAAAAAGGGTGTCGGGAGATCCGGAAATCAAAAGGTTAGGAGAAGAATCAGAATGGCTGGTGCATTTATACAAGTCAATATCTGGACGCATCTGTTGTATGCAGCTTTGTTG GTTTCACCTCATCACATGACTCCCTGGTTGTGTGTCCATTTGGGGATACTTGTTTGCAAGTTGACTGCTGCGACCATTAAAGGACACTTCAGATGCCAGGGTGATGTTCGAGCCCGGAccacaataaatgcaattgtATATGTGCTGGTTATAGGTCTAGTTTACCTGGCTATGAGGTCATTTACCGCTGCCTTAGCAAGGGATGTTCCAGAAAACCTAAGGCTCTGTTTGAAATTCATAAATCCTCTACTCAAATATGTAAAAGGCCATTGGAATCTTATATAtccaaaattaatttcgtttgTTCACAGATATCATTCACTCTTCTAG
- the LOC27208573 gene encoding uncharacterized protein LOC27208573 isoform X1: MIKLTPVKTRLCALGNSYDVIADACRDRSGFFSFLESRKLRIVRRCFAKYLDKPNYPICYWFVLILSLYGVIHSLIQFTMSIRTKKGVGRSGNQKVRRRIRMAGAFIQVNIWTHLLYAALLVSPHHMTPWLCVHLGILVCKLTAATIKGHFRCQGDVRARTTINAIVYVLVIGLVYLAMRSFTAALARDVPENLRLCLKFINPLLKYVKGHWNLIYPKLISFVHRYHSLF; the protein is encoded by the exons ATGATTAAACTAACGCCAGTTAAAACCCGCCTATGTGCTCTGGGAAATTCCTACGATGTGATTGCAGATGCCTGCCGGGATAGATCAGGTTTCTTCAGTTTTCTGGAGTCCAGGAAATTGAGGATTGTGAGGCGCTGCTTTGCGAAATACCTAGACAAGCCCAATTATCCCATATGTTATTGGTTCGTGCTCATATTGAGTCTATATGGAGTG ATACATAGCCTTATCCAGTTTACGATGTCAATCCGCACCAAAAAGGGTGTCGGGAGATCCGGAAATCAAAAGGTTAGGAGAAGAATCAGAATGGCTGGTGCATTTATACAAGTCAATATCTGGACGCATCTGTTGTATGCAGCTTTGTTG GTTTCACCTCATCACATGACTCCCTGGTTGTGTGTCCATTTGGGGATACTTGTTTGCAAGTTGACTGCTGCGACCATTAAAGGACACTTCAGATGCCAGGGTGATGTTCGAGCCCGGAccacaataaatgcaattgtATATGTGCTGGTTATAGGTCTAGTTTACCTGGCTATGAGGTCATTTACCGCTGCCTTAGCAAGGGATGTTCCAGAAAACCTAAGGCTCTGTTTGAAATTCATAAATCCTCTACTCAAATATGTAAAAGGCCATTGGAATCTTATATAtccaaaattaatttcgtttgTTCACAGATATCATTCACTCTTCTAG